In Candidatus Nomurabacteria bacterium, one DNA window encodes the following:
- a CDS encoding response regulator transcription factor gives MNIALYEESRLLVDMIVSGLKHQGHNIAHFNSKDIEDQNILYSEYQTHLISDRSRKFDHRELIDTIRDRDQQSYIILITSRSSWQERVRAIRSGVDDMIEHPFPMEELIARIEKANVKPISDNPKNYQIGGAKLDTENRCMILGEKTIDLRRKEYGIIEYLARNKDRTVSRSELMDHVWDYRRMTSSNTVDVHISNLRKKLGNREMIKTVHGFGYKLQSSADQLDDLESEQQINEEQISIIS, from the coding sequence ATGAATATTGCACTGTATGAAGAATCTAGGTTGCTTGTTGATATGATAGTAAGTGGATTAAAACACCAAGGACATAACATAGCTCACTTCAATTCGAAGGATATAGAAGATCAGAACATACTTTATTCAGAATACCAAACTCATCTGATAAGTGATCGTTCAAGAAAATTCGATCATCGAGAACTTATAGATACAATAAGAGATAGAGATCAGCAAAGCTACATAATTCTCATAACTTCAAGATCAAGTTGGCAAGAACGTGTAAGAGCTATACGTTCAGGAGTTGACGATATGATCGAACATCCATTTCCTATGGAAGAGCTGATAGCAAGAATAGAGAAGGCTAATGTCAAACCAATATCTGATAATCCAAAGAATTATCAGATAGGAGGTGCAAAATTAGATACAGAAAATAGATGTATGATACTTGGGGAAAAAACAATTGATCTTCGTAGGAAAGAGTATGGGATCATCGAATATTTGGCTCGAAACAAAGATCGAACAGTTAGCAGGTCGGAATTGATGGATCATGTATGGGATTATCGTAGAATGACCAGTTCAAATACAGTAGATGTACACATCAGTAACCTCAGAAAGAAGTTAGGAAACAGAGAAATGATAAAAACAGTTCATGGTTTTGGATACAAACTGCAAAGCAGTGCAGATCAGCTAGATGATCTAGAAAGTGAGCAACAGATCAATGAAGAACAGATCTCTATAATCTCATAG
- the dnaN gene encoding DNA polymerase III subunit beta, whose translation MQFSCNQDTFSKYLNTISRVVNSKPGLPILNNALFETKNGRLNMTATDLEISLNTWIGAEVRSEGKLTVPAKQLAEFVNSVPNEKIDVTLNENVLDVSTVNNSAQFNTIPADDYPSVASISDQEPLLKLTMDDVLTTVNRVAFSASTDDIRPVMTGIKLEIKEDTVAFIGADGLRLSRQIVKLFEKASQDLELLIPAKAFQELAHIVSEFANDNSNNTVSLYLIEDRNQVVFRYNDIDLISRLIDGQYPAYQQAIPTGYQTKSEINRAEFQNALKVVNIIARGVLGNKLYVEMDPKENVIRMSASQADLGSNESSFPVKIEGEPMRMAFSSKLLADMLGHIGGDDIIFESSSPTSAGVFKVKGDDSFLHLVMPMRL comes from the coding sequence ATGCAGTTTTCGTGCAATCAAGATACATTCTCAAAGTATCTCAATACAATAAGTAGAGTGGTAAATTCTAAACCCGGTCTACCTATATTGAATAATGCACTTTTTGAGACCAAGAATGGGCGATTGAATATGACTGCTACAGATCTTGAGATCAGTCTAAACACATGGATTGGTGCAGAAGTTCGATCGGAGGGGAAGTTAACAGTCCCAGCAAAGCAATTAGCAGAATTTGTAAATTCTGTCCCGAATGAAAAGATAGATGTGACCCTCAATGAAAATGTTTTAGATGTCAGTACTGTTAATAACTCTGCTCAATTCAATACTATTCCTGCTGATGATTATCCTTCAGTAGCTTCTATTTCTGATCAAGAACCTTTATTGAAACTAACTATGGATGATGTGCTTACTACTGTAAATAGGGTTGCTTTCTCTGCATCTACAGATGATATACGACCTGTCATGACAGGTATTAAACTGGAGATAAAAGAGGATACTGTAGCTTTTATTGGGGCTGATGGTCTTCGTCTATCGAGACAGATCGTAAAACTTTTTGAAAAAGCATCACAGGATCTTGAACTTCTTATACCTGCAAAAGCATTTCAGGAATTGGCACATATAGTTTCTGAATTCGCAAATGACAATAGTAATAACACCGTATCATTATATTTAATAGAAGATCGGAACCAAGTTGTCTTTCGATACAATGATATTGATCTTATATCTAGGTTGATCGATGGACAGTATCCTGCCTATCAACAAGCTATACCTACCGGATATCAAACTAAAAGTGAAATAAACCGTGCTGAATTCCAAAATGCCCTAAAAGTCGTGAATATTATTGCACGAGGCGTTCTTGGTAATAAACTTTATGTAGAGATGGATCCAAAAGAGAATGTCATTCGAATGTCAGCATCTCAGGCAGATCTTGGAAGTAATGAAAGTTCATTCCCTGTAAAGATAGAGGGTGAGCCTATGCGAATGGCATTTAGTTCGAAATTACTCGCAGATATGCTAGGTCACATCGGTGGTGACGACATAATCTTTGAATCAAGCTCTCCGACTTCTGCAGGTGTGTTCAAAGTCAAAGGAGATGATTCATTCCTACATCTTGTTATGCCTATGAGATTATAG
- the dnaA gene encoding chromosomal replication initiator protein DnaA, whose protein sequence is MQRADFTTQMDIAKKPDLTGITQETSSPTLYDQDQYDPDELWKIVKEYLRMNISQREITVWYTDVYLEKLENGVATLSCDNSMKREWIESNHKSFIRNKLEELIGYKPDLMITIRTSANSKKKGDGYEYWTPDSEQQNLFSGQAEPVSSNVNSSPSSNDVTKLNLNPKYMMSNFIVGNSNQLAYAVAESVVNSPGTAYNPVFYYGPSGVGKTHLMQAIGNAVIRRIPQAKIHYVPIETFMNEMIEAIRTNKNEDFRKKYRPADVLIIDDIQFISTYKKTKEELFNTFNALYEANKQIIIASDRPPHEIDNLPDRLRTRFQGGMVVDIQAPDLETRIAILQQEAKDKKVEVPKDILMFIAQNIENSVRELEGAINKVLTIAQINGRFPSMEEVAKMLQLDLDSKRRRVRPEDVINIVSEVFDVTPKEIKGTRRTAYVALARQVVMYLLRDELELPLEKVAAHVNRKDHTTVLHACDKVESLIEEDQRIKGKIEECRVIFTA, encoded by the coding sequence ATGCAAAGAGCAGATTTTACAACACAGATGGATATAGCCAAGAAGCCGGATCTTACCGGTATTACTCAAGAGACTTCATCTCCTACATTATACGATCAGGATCAGTATGACCCTGATGAGCTATGGAAGATCGTCAAAGAATATTTGCGTATGAATATCTCTCAGCGCGAGATCACTGTTTGGTACACAGATGTATATCTTGAGAAGCTTGAAAATGGTGTCGCAACGCTATCGTGTGATAATTCAATGAAAAGAGAATGGATCGAGAGTAATCACAAAAGTTTTATCCGGAACAAATTAGAAGAGCTGATCGGGTATAAACCTGATCTGATGATAACTATCCGAACATCAGCCAATTCCAAAAAGAAGGGTGATGGTTATGAGTATTGGACTCCCGATTCAGAACAACAAAACCTTTTTTCTGGACAAGCAGAACCTGTTAGTTCAAATGTGAATTCTTCTCCTTCGTCAAATGATGTTACGAAGTTGAATCTCAATCCTAAATATATGATGTCTAATTTCATTGTAGGTAATAGCAATCAGTTAGCCTATGCGGTTGCAGAAAGCGTAGTTAACAGCCCGGGTACTGCATACAATCCTGTTTTCTACTATGGTCCTAGTGGAGTAGGTAAGACACATCTGATGCAAGCGATAGGAAATGCTGTAATTAGGCGTATTCCCCAAGCAAAGATACATTATGTACCAATCGAAACCTTCATGAATGAAATGATCGAAGCGATACGTACGAATAAGAATGAAGATTTCAGAAAGAAGTACAGACCTGCTGACGTACTTATAATTGATGATATACAGTTCATAAGTACATATAAGAAGACAAAAGAAGAGTTATTCAATACATTTAATGCACTATATGAGGCTAATAAACAGATAATCATAGCATCTGATAGACCTCCTCATGAGATAGATAATCTACCTGATAGGTTGAGGACGAGATTTCAAGGTGGGATGGTCGTTGATATTCAGGCTCCAGATCTGGAAACCAGGATCGCAATACTTCAACAAGAAGCAAAAGATAAGAAGGTTGAAGTTCCTAAAGATATTCTCATGTTCATTGCTCAAAATATTGAAAATAGTGTTCGTGAGCTTGAAGGTGCAATAAATAAAGTCCTTACGATAGCCCAGATAAATGGACGTTTTCCCTCAATGGAAGAAGTAGCAAAGATGCTACAGCTAGATCTCGATTCTAAGAGGCGTAGGGTTAGACCGGAGGATGTTATAAACATCGTATCTGAAGTGTTTGATGTTACCCCAAAAGAGATCAAGGGTACAAGGCGTACCGCCTATGTGGCTCTCGCAAGACAGGTAGTTATGTATCTTCTAAGAGATGAATTAGAACTTCCACTCGAAAAGGTTGCAGCCCATGTCAACAGAAAAGATCACACAACAGTGCTTCATGCCTGCGATAAAGTTGAATCATTGATCGAAGAGGATCAACGTATAAAAGGAAAGATCGAGGAATGTAGGGTTATTTTTACGGCATGA
- a CDS encoding polyprenyl synthetase family protein has protein sequence MHSADSKTNYAKQQLKQFKEEIDTQVDQYFAHETKRVQQIYSNKDSLATLEALASVTARGGKRLRGSFVYYTYQMLGGKDLAEAMKAALAIEMIHAYLLIEDDFMDLSDTRRGGPTGHKMMEKFHRENYRKGDPVHAGNSLGVLASLMGSHLAMEIVSQLNAEPETILKMMLNLNQRLNTTVHGQINDVVNEYKDGVTEEEVFNVLHWKTAAYTYENPIHFGAIMAGATDEDLELLTGYSIPAGIAFQIQDDILGVFGEEKATGKSNLDDLKEGKITLLVQFALEHADPQQRAIIKKTIGNRELTVTDLEVVRDIFRVTGSLEYSKQKALEFVQEAKKCLLSSRPSNWSDDGFNYLLGIADYMIERNL, from the coding sequence ATGCACTCTGCTGACTCGAAGACAAATTACGCAAAACAACAACTAAAACAGTTCAAAGAAGAAATCGACACACAGGTCGATCAGTATTTCGCACACGAAACGAAGAGGGTCCAACAGATCTACTCAAACAAGGACTCCCTCGCAACCCTCGAGGCGCTTGCGAGCGTTACTGCAAGAGGGGGCAAGAGATTACGAGGATCTTTTGTTTATTACACATATCAGATGCTCGGTGGTAAAGATCTAGCAGAGGCTATGAAAGCCGCCCTAGCGATAGAGATGATACATGCATATCTACTTATTGAGGATGATTTTATGGATCTCTCTGATACTAGAAGAGGTGGACCGACCGGTCACAAGATGATGGAAAAATTCCATAGAGAGAACTATCGAAAAGGCGATCCTGTACATGCTGGAAATTCACTAGGGGTGCTTGCGAGCTTGATGGGGTCACACCTGGCAATGGAAATAGTCAGTCAGCTCAATGCAGAGCCTGAGACCATCCTTAAGATGATGCTGAACCTCAATCAGAGACTTAATACAACAGTACATGGACAGATCAATGATGTTGTTAACGAGTATAAGGATGGGGTCACAGAGGAAGAGGTGTTCAATGTACTTCATTGGAAGACTGCCGCGTACACATATGAGAATCCCATCCACTTTGGTGCGATAATGGCGGGTGCCACAGATGAAGATCTTGAACTATTAACTGGTTACTCGATACCTGCTGGTATTGCATTCCAGATCCAAGATGACATACTAGGCGTTTTCGGAGAAGAAAAAGCTACTGGAAAATCAAATCTCGATGATCTTAAAGAGGGTAAGATAACCCTGCTTGTACAATTCGCTCTTGAGCACGCAGACCCTCAACAGAGGGCTATAATAAAGAAAACTATTGGTAATAGAGAATTGACTGTAACTGATCTTGAAGTGGTAAGAGATATCTTTAGGGTTACAGGTTCTCTTGAGTACTCAAAACAGAAGGCGTTGGAATTCGTACAAGAAGCAAAAAAGTGTTTACTATCAAGCAGACCTTCAAACTGGTCTGATGATGGATTCAACTACCTACTAGGGATTGCTGACTACATGATCGAAAGGAATCTCTGA